GGCGCCCACCGTGGTGATGTTCGACGGCCTGGACAACGCCAAGGAAATGAGCGTGCTGTTCGGCGGCATCGAGATCGCCAAGCGGGGCATCCACGTGCTCGCGATCGACGGTCCGGGGCAGGGCGAGGCCCTGCGGCTGCAGGGCATACCCAGCCGCTACGACTACGAGGTTCCCGCGGGCGCGGCCTACGACTGGGTCGCGGCGCGTCCCGAGGTGGACCCCAGCCGCGTCGCCGTGATGGGCTTTTCCATGGGCGGCTACTACGCGCCGCGCGCGGCGGCCAAGGATCATCGCTTCGCGGCCTGCGTCGCCTGGGGCGGGCACTTCGATTATCACGAGTCCTGGACGCGGCGCCGCCGCATCATGGAGTCGGGCGGAACGAAATTGTCCGCGCCCGGCTTCCAGCTGCCCTGGGTACTGGGCAAGCCCGACATGGACGCCTGCATGAAGAAGCTGGAAGACTACCGCCTGAAGGACGTCGCGCCGGAGCTGGTGTGTCCGTTCTTCTGCCTGCACGGCGAGAACGACACCATCGTCCCGGTGGAGTTCGCCCAGCGCCTGTATGACGCCGTCGGCGCCCCGAACAAGACGCTGCGGGTGCTGACCGCCTACGAAGGCGGCAGCGAACACTGCCAGGAAGACAACCGCCAGGTCGGCGCGAACATCATCGCGGATTGGCTGGCGGACAACCTGTAGCGCCGGGCGCCAGCTGGCGTCCGCTACGCCTGGGACAGGGACAGGCCGGCATGGCCGGCCTCATCGCGGCCGGCGGCGGGACCGGCCTGTTTCGATACGCCTTCCATGCGGAACAGCCGCATCGTTTCGTCCGTATCGCGCGCCAGCCTTTCCAGCGACACGGCGGCGGCGGCCACCTGCTCCACCAGGGATGCATTCTGGCGGGTAATGCCGTCCAGCTCGCCGATCGCCGCGTTGGCCTGCGAGATGCCGTTGAGCTGTTCGTTGGCGGCGCTGCTGATGCCTTCCACCAGCGTATTCACTTCCTCGACGCCGTTGAGCACTTCGCTCATGGTCTTGCGCGCGGCGGCCGTTCGCGCATTGCCTTCCACCACCTTCAGCGCCGAATCCTCGATCAGGTGCCTGATTTCCTTGGCCGCATGGCCGCTGCGCTGGGCCAGCGCGCGCACTTCACCGGCGACCACGGCGAAGCCGCGGCCCTGTTCGCCCGCCCGCGCCGCTTCCACGGACGCATTCAATGCCAGGATGTTGGTCTGGAAGGCAATGCTGTCGATGATGCGCGTGATCTCATTGATGCGGTCGGAAGACTCGGCGATCGACCGCATGGTCGCGCTGACCTGATCGACGGCTTCCGTGCCCTGGCGGGCGATCAGCCGCGTGCCCGCGGACAGCCGGCTGACGTCATTGGACGCCGCCGCCGCCAGGCTGACGGTGGTGGTGATTTCCTCCATCGACGCCGCCGTCTGCTGCACGTTGCCGGCCTGCGCCTCGGTACGCTCGGACAGGTGCAGATTGCCGCGCGTCAGCTCGACGGCGCGCGCCACGATGTCGCGGCTCTGGTCGCGCGCGTCGCGGACGATGGACCCGACGTTGATGCGCAGCTGTCCCAGCGCCGCCTGCAGCCCGCCCACTTCATCGTCGCGCGTGGGTGCCGCCGATTGGGTCAGGTCGCCGGCCGCCAGGCGGTTCGCCGCCAGCACCACGTCGTTCAAGGGCGCGACCAGGCGGGTGCGCAGGAAGTGCCAGGTCACCGCCAGCAGGGCCAGCCGCAGCAGCCAGGCGGCCGTGTGCACGATGGCGGAGTCGGAGGGCAGGAAACGGTCGATGGCCAGGAACGCCGCCAGTACCGCGATGAAGAACAGCATCAACTGGCCGGCAAGGCCGAGCTGCAGGGCCGTGCCCAGACGTCCCCGCAGATTGCGTCGTACGGGACGGCCCTTGGACAAGGCGTGTAGCCGGCGCCCGGCCTTGGCCTCCTGGCGCATGGTGGCGTACAGCGCTTCCGCGTCCTCTATCTGCGCCTCGCTGGCCTCCGTGCGCACCGACATATATCCGACGGGAACGCCGTCTTCCATCAACGGCGTGGCATTGGCCATCACCCAGTAGTAATCGCCGTTCTTGCGGCGGTTCTTCACCGCGGCCGACCACGGCCGTCCCGAAGCGATCGTCGCCCACATGTCGCGAAACGCCTCTTCCGGCATGTCGGGGTGGCGGATGATGTTGTGCGGCTTGCCGAGCAACTCCTCCTTGGCGTAGCCGCTGACCTCGGCGAACATCGCGTTGCAGTAGACGATTCGTCCCTTGGTGTCCGTTTTCGAAACCAGGGTGTGTCCCGTGGGAAAGGGAAATTCGTTCTCGGTGACCGGCAGGTTCAGGCGCATTGTTGTCTGTCGTGGGCGAAGGCGTGGCAGCGGTAGTGCCGGTCTTGCGTGGTTATAGAATGGGCTGCCGATTCTATTTGCGTGTGGACGATGGCGGGTTGATCCATGTCAAAGACACAACTGGCGCGTTTGTTAAGCGAGGTGCCGCGTCGTTATCTGCTCCCGCCGCTGCCCGAAGGTTCGCCGCCCGGGGATGCGGACGCCGGCACCGTGCTCGCACGGGTGCTGGAGCGGGTGCGTGCGACCCTGTCGCACGGTGGAACGCCCACTGCGGCGCTGAAGGCCGGGTTCTTGAATGCCCTGGCCCGGCTTATCCACGAGGCCATGCGCGAGCGTGCCGGCGACCCGATCTTCCAGGCCATGGTGCTGCGCCATCGCACACCGCGCGTGCGCGAATATGCGTCGCTGGCGGCGCATGCGGAGCGGGATCGCCGCGAAGTGCGCGCCTTGGTGAACGGCGTCGCGCATCCCGGAAAGCAGGCGCGACGATCACCGGGTCCCGTGCACGATGCGCTGGGGCGCCTGCACGCGTTGGCGGAAGCGTCGGCCTGGGGACACCTGCGCCAGGCGGCGCGGCGTGCGCTGGAGATACCCGACATCCTCGGCGATGCCGCCATCGCAAGCGCGCTGGCCGGCCTGACGGCGAGTCCGGCGCTGGCGCGCCTGGACCTGCTGGACACCCTGGTGGCCGATGGCGACGTGCGCCGGTATCAGGCGCTGTGGGACCTGAACGGTCCCCGGTCCGGCAGCGCCGCGGCCGTGGCGCGCGGATCGGCGTCGCAGCGGCGCGGCGCCGAGGTGGAAGCCCAGGCAGCACGCGCCATCGAAGCGTTGGCCCGGCGGCTCGAACTTAATGTAGCCGGGGATGAGGCCGGGCAGGGCGGCCAGACGGCGTATCGGGTGGCGATGTCCATGCGGGTGCCGGCGCCCCTGTCCGCCGGTGCCGATCGTGCCAAGACGGAATGGGACGTCGTCCTGCTGCGTCGGAGCGGGGCGCCGCCGGAGATCGGCGCGGACCTCGGCAGCGCCGGGGCCCCCTGGGACGTTTGCCTGCTGGTCGAAGCAAAGGCGTCGCTGGACGCCGCGACCACGGATCTGCAAAGACTGTTGCGCGGCCTGCGCCTGCTTGCCGGCGCCGACGCCAGCCTGGTCTACCACTTCCAGACGCGCGGCGGCAGCGTTCCCGTATCCGGCGCGTCGCTGCGCGCGCTGCGCATGTCGTGCACCGACGATGCGGCCCTGCGCTCATCGGTACTCTATTGTTGCGACGCATCCCAGGAAGCGCAAACACGCCCGCTCGGCGCGGCCAGCCGGATGCAGCTCCTGTCGGCCCCCGCCAGCCTTGCATATGCCGCGCATTGCGCGGAAGATTCCCGGGCAAGCTCCGACATGCTCGAACCGGTCTGGCAGGCGCTCCTGGCCTTACCTGCCTGGGCCCCCGTGCTGCATCAATACACGACCCTGCGCCAGGTTCGCGAGTTGCTGGTCCATGTCGACGACGTGTTCGCGACGGTCGCATCCACGGTCTAAGCCATCTCCCGCCATCCATGCGCGCTATCGATACCTGGTTGCTGATTCTTTCCGCCGCCACGCTCGCCGCGGGTGGGCTGTGCTGGGCCGCTGGCCGTCCGCTGGCGGCGCAGGTGCTATGGCTGGCGGGCGTGGCGCCTGTCCTGCTGGCGCTGTCCCTATCCATCGTCAAGGCCTTGATGCGACGGCAGCCGGGCGTCGATGTGCTTGCCTGGATCGCGATCGCGATGGCCGTGGCATTGGGCGAGTCGCCCACCGCGGCGATCATCGCATTGATGGTGGCCGGCGGGCGGGCGCTCGAGCGCTACGCCGAGCAGCGCGCCGAACGCGAAATGACGGCGCTGTTGCAACACGTGCCGCGCGCGGCGACCCGCTTCGAATCGGGGGAATGGCGCCAGGCGGATCCCGATGCCATTCGTAGCGGCGATCGCCTGCTCGTGCGGGCCGGCGACGTCGTGCCGGTGGACGGCACCCTGGCGGGGCAGGCACAGCTGGACGAGTCCTCGTTGTCGGGGGAATCGCGCGTGCTGGTGCGCCAGCCCGGGGAGTTCGTGCGCAGCGGCGCGGTCAATGCCGGCGCGCCGTTCGAAATGCGGGCCGCGGCCGCGGCCCGCGACAGCACGTTCGCCGGTATCGTCCGCATGGTGCGGGAAGCGCGAGGCCAGCGCAGCCCGTCCGCGCGCCTGGCCGATCGCTATGCGCTGGTTTTCGTGATCGGGTCGCTGCTGATCGCCGGGGGAAGCTGGTTGCTGACGGGCGACCCGTTGCGGGCGCTCGGCGTGCTGGTGGTGGCGACGCCCTGTCCGCTGATACTGGCGGTGCCGGTGGCCATCGTTTCCGGGATCTCCCGCTGCGCCAGGCGGGGCGTGCTGGTCAAGGGCGGCGGGGCGTTGGAGCGCCTGGGCGCCGCGACCATCCTGTTCTTCGACAAGACCGGCACGCTGACGGGAGGCAACGCCAGGCTGGTGGCCATCGAACCCGCGCCTGGCGTCTCGACGCAGGCCGTCCTGCGGCTGGCGGCCTCGCTCGGGCAGGCGTCCGGCCACGTCGTATCCGCGTCCATCACCGTGGCGGCGCGCGAACGCGGCGTGCAGCTGGCGCAACCCCTGCACGTGCGCGAGCGCGCCGGCGCCGGCGTGGAAGGCGAAATCGATGGCCAGCGCGTCACCATGGGGTCGTTCGCCTATGTGCGCGAGGCCGCGCCCGCCGAGCCCTGGAGCACCGAGTTCCTGAGGCGCATCGGCTACGAGGGTGCGGCGGCCGTTTTCGTGGCGGCCGGCGGAAAGATGATGGGCGCGATCCAGCTCGCCGATGAGATACGCCTGGAAACGCCGCGCACCCTGCGCATGCTGCGCCAGCAAGGCATCCGCCAACTGGTGATGCTGACCGGCGATCGGCGCGACGTGGCCCAGACCCTGGGCGCGATCCTCGGCGTGACGGATGTGCGCGCCGAGCAGACTCCGGCGGACAAGCTGGCCGCCATCGCGGCTGCCCGCAAGCAGGGCATCGTGGTGATGGTGGGCGATGGCGTGAACGACGCCCCTGCGCTCGCCGCGGCCGACGTGGGCATAGCCATGGGCGCCCGGGGTGCGGCGGCGTCTTCCGAGGCCGCGGACGTCGTACTGCTGGTCGACCGCCTGGACCGCATCGTCGACGCCATGCGGGTGGCGCGCCGCGCGCGCCGCATCGCCCTGCAGAGCGTGCTGGCGGGTATGGGCCTGTCCGTCGTCGCGATGGGCGTGGCCGCCGCCGGCTATCTGCCGCCGATGTGGGGCGCCATCCTTCAGGAAGCGATCGACGTCGCCGTGATCGTCAACGCGCTGCGGGTCCTCGTCGTCGCGCCGCCGGCGCAGGCCCGGCTTGCGCCGGCGGATGCGGCCGGCCTGATGGCGGGCCATGCCGCGCTCGAACCCTTGATGGCGCGGATACGTGAACTGGCCGATGGACTGCCGGCGATGCCGAAGACCGAGATCGCCAGCGCACTGAAAGACCTGCACGCCGCGCTCGCGCGGGACCTGCTGCCTCACGAGCGTCGCGACGATACGGAAATCTATCCCCGCCTGGGCGATCTGCTCGGCGGTGATGACCCGATGGCCGCGATGAGCACCACGCACAGGGAAATCTTTCGCGTCATCGCGGTACTGGGCAAGATGATCGCGGATATACCGCCCGAAGGCCCCGATCCGGAATCGCTGCGGGAATTCCAGCGCCTGCTGTACGGACTCGACGCGATCGTGCGCCTGCATTGCGTGCAGGAAGACGAGATTTTTCACACACTGGCCGAAGCGGCCTGAGCCCGCTGCCGCCCACACCGCGGAAGACGCCGCGCCGTTCTATGCGGAGACGCAGGAAAGCGCGGCTCAGGCCAGTACCACGTCCACGCCGGCGCGGCGCCAGCGCTGCAGTTCGTCTTCGATGCCGTCGCCCTCATGCGGGTTGGTGACGATGCGGCTGACTTCCTGCGGCTTGGCATAGCGCACGCGGCTGACCAGTCCGACCTTGCTGTAGTCGGCAAGCAGCACGCGCTCCCGGGCCTGCTCGGCCATCGCTTGCGCGACTTCCGCTTCGTGGGGGGCGTAACTGGTCGCGCCGTGCGTGGCGCTGAGCCCTACCGGCGACAGCAAGGCCAGGTCCGCGTGGTAGCGTCCGATCTCGTTGATCGTGCCGCTGCCATAGGTTGCCGGCACGTCGCCGTGCGGCGTGCCGCCCAGCAGGATGACTTCATGGCGCGGCGATTCGCTGGAATCGTCGCGGCGCGCCAGGGTCATGGCGATGCCCAGGGAATTCGTCACCACGGTCAGCCCGGACATCCCGCGCAATGCTTCGGCCAGGTAGCCGGTGGTCGTTCCGGCATCCAGCAGGATCACCTGTCCCGGCGCCAGCATCGGCAGCACGGCGCGGGCGATGGCGCGCTTTTCGCGCGCTCGCAGGTGCTGGCGCTGCGCGTAGGGCGGCTCGGCATGCGCCGCCGTCGTGACCACGCCGCCATGGACCCGCCGCAGCGCGCCCTGCGCTTCCAGTTCGAGGACGTCGCGCCGCACCGTCTCGCGCGACACCGACAGTTCGCGCGCGAGCCGCTCCGTACTGACGCGCTCGAAGGCGCCGAGCAAGGCCTGGATGCGGGCGATGCGTTCTTCCTGCAGCATATCGGTCTAATCGTGATCGGTTGCGCACGAAAGACGCCGCGCCACCTGACATGGCGCGGCGTCTTTCACCGGCAAAGCGTCAAAGCATCAAAGATCTTCCATGCCCATCGCGGGATCGCTCAGGCCGTCCTTGCCCGTTTCGACGCGGCCCGCGAATCGGCGCGACCAGCCGGGCTGCTCGGCGCAAGTGACCAGGAAATCGTACCACTGGGCGCTGTCCTTCAGGTCCCAGTGCACGTCCTGCGTGGCGCCGGCGGCGACCGTCAGGTTCCACGGCCCGTCGTTGCGATAGGCCTTGGCCCGTACCGTCAGGTGCGCGTCCTTGCCGCCGGTGTTCATGCCGGTCAGGTAGACGTTGCCGTTCGCCACGTCGTAGCAGACGCGCACTTCGGGCACGGCGGCGCCGTTGGCCGCCTGCGCCGCCAGGTCGCCGGTGTAGCCCCGGTGATAGCCGTTCGGTCCCAGCACCCACAGGTCGTAGCGGCCGTCATCGGTGGCCTTGGTGTCCCAGCTGTCGTCCAGCTGTTTGCCGGCCTCGACAACGTAGCGGCGCGGGATACGGTCCAGGTGCAGGCGGTCGTACACGTGGAAGACGGCGGCCGCCGAACCCGTATTGGAGAAGATCAGCTTGACGGCGCCGGTTGCAGCGTCGGCGCGCGCGCTGGTGTGCAGCTCGTACGGCAAGGCGCGCGACGGACGCGTGCCGCCGCCCTGGCGCGGCAGGTTCTGCGGCGTGGGCAGGGCCACCTGGCCCAGCGCATCCTGCGAAATGCGCAGCGTGTCCGCGTCGTTGCGGGTGCGGCGGCCGCCCAGCGTGGGCAGCGCATCGTCGTTGGGCGTCGCGAAGTTGAAGGCCGAGGTCAGGTCGCCGAAGACCGCGCGACGGTAGGGACTGATCTGGGTTTCTGCGACCCCGAAACGGGCCTCCAGAAAACGCAGCACGGACGTATGGTCGAACTGCTGCGAATTCACCCAGCCGCCACGGCTCCATGGCGAGATCACATACATGGGAACGCGCGGTCCCGGACCGTAGCAGTCGCCGTCCGGCGTGGGCATCGAGGTGTTCGGCACCACGCCATGCGTGTAGTACTCGTACGACATATCGGCGGCGCTCAGCGTCGATTTACCGAAGGTGGCGCCCGACGTCATATCCAGCGACGGCGCGCAGGGCGGCGGCACGTGGTCGAAATAGCCGTCGTTCTCGTCGAAGTTGATCAGCAGCACGGTCTTGGACCATACGTCCGGATTGGCGGTCAGCGCATCCAGCACTTCCTGGGTGTACCAGCCGCCTTGCACGGGGCTCGACGGACCGGGATGCTCGGAATACGTTTCCGGCGCGATGATCCAGGAAACCTGCGCCAGCTTGTTGTCCAGGATGTCCTGCTTGAAGGTGCCCAGGAAACCGCCATCCGGCATCGTGTTGGCGATGCCCTTGTACAGCGGGTTGTTGACGTCGTCGGTGGGGGCATACGCCGGATTCACCGGCACGTCATGGTAGACCGGCTTGCCGGAACGCAGATTGGCGTCGCGATATTGCTTGAAGCCGATCAAGGGGTTGTCGGTGAAGTTGTCGGGCATGTTCTGGTAAACCATCCACGACACGCCGGCCTGCGTCAGCCGTTCCGGGTAGGTCGCCCAGTCGAAGCCCGTCGTGGCCAGGTTGGTGGTCGTGTCCAGGCCGTCCCATACGTTGTTCACCACCACGTGCGCGGACGGTGTCGTCGCGCCGTTCGTGCCGGTCCAGTGGAACAGGCGATTGGTATTGGTGCCGCCGTGCAGGGAGCAGAAATACCCATCGCACAGGGTGAACGCATTGGCCAGGGCGAACTGGAAGGACGCTTCCTGTTCGGTGAAGTAACCCATGGATTGCGTACGCTTGTAGCGCGCCCACTGGTACATGCGGCCCTTGTCCCAGGCGTCACGCGCGTCCTTCCAGCTGTGCGGCGTGCCGCTGACGCGCTGCGCATTGCCCGCGGTCTGGTCCAGGTGATACGGCAGGATGGGCTTGCCGTTGGCGTCCAGCTGCTGCCAGACGTTCAGCGCGTTCGGCACCGGGATCGTGAAGCGATCGCCGAAGCCGCGCACGCCGGCCAGCGTGCCGAAGTAGTTGTCGAAGGAACGGTTCTCCTGCATCAGGATGACGACGTGCTCGACATCCTTGATGGTGCCCGTGCGATTGTTCGCCGGGATGGCCAGCGCCCGGCGGATGCTGGGCGGGAACATGCTCAGTGCGGTCAGGGACGCGGTGGCGCCCAGGCTGTTGCGCAGAAACTTGCGTTTGGCGTTGTTGATCATTGTCGGTTCGCGGGTCGGTTGTGGCGCGAAGGCCTGCATGGCGGGCGTGATGCCGCCAGGGTCGCTATCGGAAGAAAGAGGAAGAGCGCGGAAACTACGTCCGCGGCGGACGGCCGCCTACGGCGCGCAGTGCATCACCGGCGCGGGGGGCTGCGGCGTTCCCGGCTGATCCAGGTTCGTCGGTTGGGTGGGGGTATCGGGATTCGACGGAGCGTCGTCATCGTCGTCGTGGTCCCCACCGCAGGCGGTGAGCGAACAAGCGATGGCGACAGCGGCCAGCAGCATGGGCCAGCGCGCGGCGGGACGGGCGTGGGAGCGTTGGATAGGGGTCGGTTTCATGCGGCGAGGGAGGCGGGTTGCAGAAACGGCCGTTCAACCGGCCGTGCGCGTCGGATTGTGCGTTTGAGGAGACTCAAACGCACAATTCCAAAAAAGTGCAACCGCATGATCGGCCAGCGAAGTGACATGGCCGTGACAGGGAGGTTTAAGGAAGATGGCGGGAATGTGGAGACGACGCGTACCGGCAGCTATGGATATTCACTTCCCCTGTTGCAGGCTTTGCTTCAAGCCGGTCTGCTCCGCCGCGGTGCGCGAGACTTCCAGTTTCCTGGCGATCACCGCCTTGAACTCGCTCGGCGAATTGCCGGTGGGGATGAATCCCATGGACAGGAATTTCTCGCCCAGCTTGGGATCGCGCAGGGCCTCCATGAGCGCGCTGTTCAAGGTGGATTTCAGGCTGTCCGGCATGCCCTTCGGCCCGACCAGGCCGTAGAAGAACGTGCTTTCCAATCCAGGCACCGCTTCCGAAAGCGTCTGCACGTCGGAAAGCCCCGCCCAGCGCGTGGTCGATCCCACGGCGATGGCGCGCGCGGCGCCGCTTTTGATGTAGGGCAGCGCCACGCCCAGCGGCAGCACCAGCATGTCGACGTGGCCGGCGATCAGGTCGGTCAGCGCCGGGCCTGTTCCCGGGTAGCCGATGATGGTGGTTTTCACGCCGGCGGCGTCCTGTATCCGCAGGCTATCCAGGTGCATGCCGCCACCCGAGACGACCGCGAAGTTGAGTTTGCCTGGATTCTTTTTGGCGTAGGCGACGAAGTCGGCGAAGCTCTTGATCGGCACCGACGGGTTGACCACCAGCACGGTACCGCCGGAAGCGATCTGGCCGATATGGTCGAAGTCCTTCACGAGGTCGTAACCCAGGTCGTCGCGCACCGCCGCGTTGCCGATATCGGAATCGGTCCAGATGCCCAGCGTGTAGCCGTCCGGGGCGGCGGCCTTCAGATCCCGGATGCCGATGACGC
This genomic interval from Bordetella genomosp. 9 contains the following:
- a CDS encoding alpha/beta hydrolase family protein — protein: MSHWFEYFPSNHMWSQGMMFGIEMAGWGAASISEIDQIGQKLKGHEGDNELWWKEWVDMARRIEGFGDQEEGKGHRLTSGAYYLRAAIYYFCGERFIAPSERKWETYRDCLRCFAKGLERRFPQITRAEVPYEDTTLPAWWLRADVDGPAPTVVMFDGLDNAKEMSVLFGGIEIAKRGIHVLAIDGPGQGEALRLQGIPSRYDYEVPAGAAYDWVAARPEVDPSRVAVMGFSMGGYYAPRAAAKDHRFAACVAWGGHFDYHESWTRRRRIMESGGTKLSAPGFQLPWVLGKPDMDACMKKLEDYRLKDVAPELVCPFFCLHGENDTIVPVEFAQRLYDAVGAPNKTLRVLTAYEGGSEHCQEDNRQVGANIIADWLADNL
- a CDS encoding methyl-accepting chemotaxis protein, whose product is MRLNLPVTENEFPFPTGHTLVSKTDTKGRIVYCNAMFAEVSGYAKEELLGKPHNIIRHPDMPEEAFRDMWATIASGRPWSAAVKNRRKNGDYYWVMANATPLMEDGVPVGYMSVRTEASEAQIEDAEALYATMRQEAKAGRRLHALSKGRPVRRNLRGRLGTALQLGLAGQLMLFFIAVLAAFLAIDRFLPSDSAIVHTAAWLLRLALLAVTWHFLRTRLVAPLNDVVLAANRLAAGDLTQSAAPTRDDEVGGLQAALGQLRINVGSIVRDARDQSRDIVARAVELTRGNLHLSERTEAQAGNVQQTAASMEEITTTVSLAAAASNDVSRLSAGTRLIARQGTEAVDQVSATMRSIAESSDRINEITRIIDSIAFQTNILALNASVEAARAGEQGRGFAVVAGEVRALAQRSGHAAKEIRHLIEDSALKVVEGNARTAAARKTMSEVLNGVEEVNTLVEGISSAANEQLNGISQANAAIGELDGITRQNASLVEQVAAAAVSLERLARDTDETMRLFRMEGVSKQAGPAAGRDEAGHAGLSLSQA
- a CDS encoding heavy metal translocating P-type ATPase; this translates as MRAIDTWLLILSAATLAAGGLCWAAGRPLAAQVLWLAGVAPVLLALSLSIVKALMRRQPGVDVLAWIAIAMAVALGESPTAAIIALMVAGGRALERYAEQRAEREMTALLQHVPRAATRFESGEWRQADPDAIRSGDRLLVRAGDVVPVDGTLAGQAQLDESSLSGESRVLVRQPGEFVRSGAVNAGAPFEMRAAAAARDSTFAGIVRMVREARGQRSPSARLADRYALVFVIGSLLIAGGSWLLTGDPLRALGVLVVATPCPLILAVPVAIVSGISRCARRGVLVKGGGALERLGAATILFFDKTGTLTGGNARLVAIEPAPGVSTQAVLRLAASLGQASGHVVSASITVAARERGVQLAQPLHVRERAGAGVEGEIDGQRVTMGSFAYVREAAPAEPWSTEFLRRIGYEGAAAVFVAAGGKMMGAIQLADEIRLETPRTLRMLRQQGIRQLVMLTGDRRDVAQTLGAILGVTDVRAEQTPADKLAAIAAARKQGIVVMVGDGVNDAPALAAADVGIAMGARGAAASSEAADVVLLVDRLDRIVDAMRVARRARRIALQSVLAGMGLSVVAMGVAAAGYLPPMWGAILQEAIDVAVIVNALRVLVVAPPAQARLAPADAAGLMAGHAALEPLMARIRELADGLPAMPKTEIASALKDLHAALARDLLPHERRDDTEIYPRLGDLLGGDDPMAAMSTTHREIFRVIAVLGKMIADIPPEGPDPESLREFQRLLYGLDAIVRLHCVQEDEIFHTLAEAA
- a CDS encoding DeoR/GlpR family DNA-binding transcription regulator, whose amino-acid sequence is MLQEERIARIQALLGAFERVSTERLARELSVSRETVRRDVLELEAQGALRRVHGGVVTTAAHAEPPYAQRQHLRAREKRAIARAVLPMLAPGQVILLDAGTTTGYLAEALRGMSGLTVVTNSLGIAMTLARRDDSSESPRHEVILLGGTPHGDVPATYGSGTINEIGRYHADLALLSPVGLSATHGATSYAPHEAEVAQAMAEQARERVLLADYSKVGLVSRVRYAKPQEVSRIVTNPHEGDGIEDELQRWRRAGVDVVLA
- a CDS encoding phosphocholine-specific phospholipase C, whose translation is MINNAKRKFLRNSLGATASLTALSMFPPSIRRALAIPANNRTGTIKDVEHVVILMQENRSFDNYFGTLAGVRGFGDRFTIPVPNALNVWQQLDANGKPILPYHLDQTAGNAQRVSGTPHSWKDARDAWDKGRMYQWARYKRTQSMGYFTEQEASFQFALANAFTLCDGYFCSLHGGTNTNRLFHWTGTNGATTPSAHVVVNNVWDGLDTTTNLATTGFDWATYPERLTQAGVSWMVYQNMPDNFTDNPLIGFKQYRDANLRSGKPVYHDVPVNPAYAPTDDVNNPLYKGIANTMPDGGFLGTFKQDILDNKLAQVSWIIAPETYSEHPGPSSPVQGGWYTQEVLDALTANPDVWSKTVLLINFDENDGYFDHVPPPCAPSLDMTSGATFGKSTLSAADMSYEYYTHGVVPNTSMPTPDGDCYGPGPRVPMYVISPWSRGGWVNSQQFDHTSVLRFLEARFGVAETQISPYRRAVFGDLTSAFNFATPNDDALPTLGGRRTRNDADTLRISQDALGQVALPTPQNLPRQGGGTRPSRALPYELHTSARADAATGAVKLIFSNTGSAAAVFHVYDRLHLDRIPRRYVVEAGKQLDDSWDTKATDDGRYDLWVLGPNGYHRGYTGDLAAQAANGAAVPEVRVCYDVANGNVYLTGMNTGGKDAHLTVRAKAYRNDGPWNLTVAAGATQDVHWDLKDSAQWYDFLVTCAEQPGWSRRFAGRVETGKDGLSDPAMGMEDL
- a CDS encoding Bug family tripartite tricarboxylate transporter substrate binding protein yields the protein MKLIVRLSIGVWTALSLLLPAAHAAEFPTRPVTLIVGYAPGGGTDTVARSVAEVLSRKWGQQVIVKNRPGGTGVIGIRDLKAAAPDGYTLGIWTDSDIGNAAVRDDLGYDLVKDFDHIGQIASGGTVLVVNPSVPIKSFADFVAYAKKNPGKLNFAVVSGGGMHLDSLRIQDAAGVKTTIIGYPGTGPALTDLIAGHVDMLVLPLGVALPYIKSGAARAIAVGSTTRWAGLSDVQTLSEAVPGLESTFFYGLVGPKGMPDSLKSTLNSALMEALRDPKLGEKFLSMGFIPTGNSPSEFKAVIARKLEVSRTAAEQTGLKQSLQQGK